One segment of Anastrepha obliqua isolate idAnaObli1 chromosome 3, idAnaObli1_1.0, whole genome shotgun sequence DNA contains the following:
- the LOC129242452 gene encoding lysosome-associated membrane glycoprotein 5: MWPHFSQTKVHQGSRMSEKIGCYLFFLLLVSLCDGLQLGAFTTKTPRVTKYTTKPASSSSMNHEATTSIYRFNATNGITCILVSVDGLISIKYRNKLNEDVEADLYLPDEPKLTGECVESNMEILRLEFKGFVLTMTFRKSSGGEGWYINLFELSYSSSNSLFEHPDRPNLDVKLTSPAHTPMYFPTPVGKSYVCDKEQSVVLYAPIDSGDMSGHIARLYLRDLHMQSFMFKESGKWGPPFHCSATGSYRDETAPLAVGTALAIAVLLTISGYGGWRYFKIKKVQYGSME, from the exons ATGTGGCCCCATTTCAGCCAAACTAAGGTGCACCAGGGCAGTCGAATGAGTGAAAAAATTGGAtgctatttgttttttctgttactCG TATCTCTTTGCGATGGCCTACAATTAGGCGCTTTCACCACCAAAACGCCCAGGGTCACCAAGTATACGACAAAACCAGCATCG TCCTCATCCATGAATCACGAAGCCACCACATCGATTTATCGTTTCAATGCCACCAATGGCATCACGTGCATTTTGGTCAGTGTGGATGGCTTGATAAGCATCAAATACCGAAATAAACTGAATGAGGATGTCGAGGCCGATCTATACCTACCCGATGAGCCAAAGTTAACCGGCGAATGTGTCGAATCGAATATGGAAATATTGAGATTGGAGTTCAAAGGATTCGTCTTGACGATGACATTCCGCAAG TCCTCCGGCGGTGAAGGCTGGTACATCAACTTGTTTGAACTCTCCTACTCTTCGTCGAACTCGCTCTTCGAACATCCCGATCGTCCCAATTTGGATGTCAAACTTACTTCGCCAGCTCATACACCAATGTACTTCCCAACGCCCGTCGGAAAATCCTACGTCTGCGACAAAGAGCAAAGTGTCGTCTTGTATGCGCCCATAGATTCGGGTGACATGTCTGGGCATATTGCGCGTCTATACTTACGCGATCTGCATATGCAAAGTTTCATGTTCAAAGAGAGTGGCAAGTGGGGCCCACCGTTCCATTGCAGCGCCACAGGGTCGTATCGCGATGAGACAGCACCACTAGCGGTTGGCACTGCGTTGGCGATAGCTGTATTGCTGACCATATCCGGGTACGGTGGATGGCG TTATTTCAAGATCAAGAAAGTGCAATACGGTTCGATGGAGTAA